A portion of the Pseudomonas sp. GR 6-02 genome contains these proteins:
- the rnhB gene encoding ribonuclease HII, which yields MSKASKQLGLDFMLVDEVEDLVAGVDEVGRGPLCGAVVTAAVILDPSRPILGLNDSKKLTEARREKLYDEICEKALSWCIARAEVEEIDELNILHATMLAMQRAVEGLHIQPKLAMIDGNRCPKLSMRAEAVVQGDSKVPAIAAASILAKVSRDREMAAFELIYPGYGIGGHKGYPTPVHLEALTRLGPTPIHRRSFAPVRLAYEARENLIEG from the coding sequence ATGAGCAAAGCAAGCAAGCAGCTGGGCCTGGATTTTATGCTGGTCGATGAAGTTGAAGATCTGGTGGCAGGTGTCGATGAAGTCGGTCGCGGCCCGCTGTGCGGTGCCGTGGTGACCGCCGCGGTGATCCTTGATCCGAGCCGGCCGATTCTCGGCCTCAACGATTCGAAGAAACTCACCGAAGCCCGCCGCGAAAAACTCTACGACGAAATCTGCGAAAAAGCCCTGAGCTGGTGCATTGCTCGCGCCGAAGTCGAAGAAATTGACGAGTTGAACATCCTTCATGCCACCATGCTGGCCATGCAGCGCGCGGTCGAGGGCCTGCACATTCAGCCGAAGCTGGCGATGATCGACGGCAACCGTTGCCCGAAACTCTCGATGCGCGCCGAAGCGGTGGTGCAAGGCGACAGCAAAGTGCCGGCCATCGCTGCGGCGTCAATTCTGGCCAAGGTCAGCCGTGATCGTGAAATGGCGGCGTTCGAACTGATTTACCCGGGTTACGGCATCGGTGGCCACAAAGGCTACCCGACGCCCGTTCATCTGGAGGCGCTGACGCGTCTGGGGCCGACACCGATTCACCGCCGCTCGTTCGCCCCGGTACGCCTGGCGTATGAAGCGCGGGAAAACCTGATCGAGGGTTAG
- a CDS encoding OmpH family outer membrane protein — protein MRKLTQLVLLATVLVAGPAFADMKIAVLNYQMALLESDAAKKYAVDAEKKFGPQLTKLKSLESSAKGIQDRLMAGGDKMQQGERERLELEFKQKARDFQFQSKELNEAKAVADREMLKQLKPKLDSAVEEVIKKGAYDLVFERGAVIDVKPQYDITRQVIERMNQLK, from the coding sequence GTGCGTAAGTTGACTCAATTGGTTCTCCTGGCGACCGTGCTGGTTGCAGGTCCGGCTTTTGCCGACATGAAAATCGCCGTTCTGAACTATCAGATGGCACTGCTGGAATCCGATGCGGCGAAGAAATACGCCGTGGATGCCGAGAAAAAATTCGGCCCGCAACTGACCAAGCTCAAGAGCCTGGAAAGCAGCGCCAAGGGTATCCAGGACCGTCTGATGGCCGGTGGCGACAAGATGCAGCAAGGCGAGCGTGAACGTCTGGAGCTCGAGTTCAAGCAAAAGGCCCGTGATTTCCAGTTCCAGTCCAAGGAGCTGAACGAAGCCAAAGCCGTTGCCGACCGTGAAATGCTGAAGCAGCTCAAGCCGAAACTGGACAGCGCTGTGGAAGAAGTCATCAAGAAAGGTGCTTATGACCTGGTCTTCGAGCGTGGCGCAGTGATTGATGTCAAGCCTCAGTACGACATCACTCGCCAGGTTATCGAGCGCATGAATCAGCTGAAGTAA
- the fabZ gene encoding 3-hydroxyacyl-ACP dehydratase FabZ, with protein sequence MMDINEIREYLPHRYPFLLVDRVVDLDVEGKRIRAYKNVSINEPFFNGHFPAHPIMPGVLIIEAMAQAAGILGFKMLDVKPADGTLYYFVGSDKLRFRQPVLPGDQLILEAKFISCKRQIWKFECQASVDGKPVCSAEIICAERKL encoded by the coding sequence ATGATGGACATCAACGAGATTCGCGAATACCTGCCTCACCGTTACCCGTTCCTGCTGGTGGACCGGGTCGTGGATCTGGATGTGGAAGGCAAGCGCATTCGCGCCTACAAGAATGTCAGCATCAACGAACCGTTCTTCAATGGTCACTTCCCTGCGCATCCAATCATGCCGGGTGTACTGATCATCGAAGCGATGGCTCAGGCTGCCGGGATCCTTGGTTTCAAAATGCTCGACGTGAAACCGGCCGATGGCACGCTTTACTACTTCGTCGGCTCCGACAAACTGCGCTTCCGTCAGCCGGTGCTGCCGGGCGATCAATTGATCCTTGAAGCCAAGTTCATCAGCTGCAAGCGTCAGATCTGGAAGTTCGAATGCCAGGCTTCGGTCGATGGCAAGCCAGTCTGCTCCGCTGAAATCATCTGTGCGGAACGCAAACTATGA
- the lpxB gene encoding lipid-A-disaccharide synthase encodes MANLRIALVAGEASGDILGAGLMRALKAQHPAVEFIGVGGPLMQAEGLTSYFPMERLSVMGLVEVLGRLRELLARRKKLVADLIAAKPDVFIGIDAPDFNLNIELKLRQAGIKTVHYVSPSVWAWRQKRVLKIREGCDLMLTLFPFEAKFYEEKGVPVRFVGHSLADAIPLEADRTAARAELGLPEGPLVALMPGSRGGEVGRLGALFLDTAQRLRAMRPGVRFVMPCASPERRAQLEELLAGRDLPLTLLDGKSHLALAACDAVLIASGTATLEALLYKRPMVVAYRLAPLTFWILKRMVKSPYVSLPNLLAQRLLVPELLQDDATVEALAQTLSPLIEGGEEQTRGFDEIHRTLRLDASNQAADAVLNLIGRA; translated from the coding sequence ATGGCCAATCTGCGTATTGCGCTGGTGGCGGGTGAAGCTTCCGGTGACATTCTGGGTGCGGGTCTCATGCGTGCGCTCAAGGCACAGCATCCGGCGGTCGAGTTCATTGGTGTCGGCGGTCCGCTGATGCAGGCCGAAGGCCTGACCTCGTATTTCCCGATGGAACGCCTTTCTGTCATGGGGCTGGTGGAAGTGCTGGGCCGTTTGCGCGAGCTGTTGGCCCGTCGCAAGAAACTGGTTGCGGACCTGATCGCCGCGAAGCCGGACGTGTTCATCGGTATCGATGCCCCGGACTTCAACCTCAATATCGAACTCAAGCTGCGTCAGGCCGGGATCAAGACCGTGCATTACGTCAGCCCGTCGGTCTGGGCCTGGCGACAGAAGCGGGTGCTGAAGATTCGCGAAGGTTGCGACCTGATGCTGACGCTGTTCCCGTTCGAAGCTAAATTTTATGAAGAGAAGGGCGTGCCGGTACGGTTTGTCGGGCATTCCCTGGCCGATGCGATCCCGCTTGAGGCCGATCGCACCGCCGCGCGGGCCGAACTCGGTTTGCCGGAAGGGCCGTTGGTTGCCCTGATGCCGGGTAGTCGTGGCGGTGAAGTCGGGCGCCTCGGTGCGTTGTTCCTCGACACCGCCCAGCGCCTGCGGGCCATGCGTCCGGGCGTGCGATTCGTCATGCCGTGCGCCAGTCCGGAGCGTCGGGCCCAGTTGGAAGAGTTGCTGGCTGGTCGCGATCTGCCGCTGACCTTGCTCGACGGCAAATCCCATCTGGCGCTGGCGGCGTGCGACGCGGTGTTGATCGCTTCGGGCACCGCGACCCTGGAAGCATTGCTGTACAAGCGGCCGATGGTGGTCGCTTATCGCCTGGCACCGCTGACGTTCTGGATTCTCAAACGGATGGTGAAGAGTCCCTACGTCTCGTTGCCGAATTTGCTGGCCCAGCGCCTGCTGGTGCCAGAGTTGTTGCAGGACGATGCGACAGTCGAAGCCCTGGCCCAGACTCTGTCGCCGCTGATCGAAGGTGGCGAGGAGCAGACCCGAGGCTTTGACGAAATCCACCGAACCCTGCGACTGGACGCCTCCAATCAGGCAGCGGACGCGGTACTGAACCTGATTGGCAGAGCATAA
- the lpxA gene encoding acyl-ACP--UDP-N-acetylglucosamine O-acyltransferase, translated as MSLIDPRAIIDPTAILADDVEVGPWSIVGAGVEIGEGTVIGPHVILKGPTRIGKHNRIYQFSSVGEDTPDLKYKGEETRLVIGDHNVIREGVTIHRGTIQDRSETTLGDHNLIMAYAHIGHDSVIGNHCILVNNTALAGHVHVEDWAILSGFTLVHQYCHIGAHSFSGMGTAIGKDVPAYVTVFGNPAEARSMNFEGMRRRGFSEEAIHALRRAYKVVYRQGLTVEQALAELAEPSLQFPEVAVFRDSIQSSTRGITR; from the coding sequence ATGAGTTTGATTGACCCTCGCGCAATCATCGATCCGACGGCCATCCTGGCCGACGACGTCGAAGTCGGCCCTTGGTCGATTGTCGGCGCAGGTGTGGAAATCGGCGAGGGGACAGTGATCGGGCCGCATGTGATTCTCAAGGGCCCGACCCGAATCGGTAAGCACAACCGCATCTACCAGTTTTCTTCGGTAGGTGAGGACACGCCCGATCTGAAATACAAGGGCGAGGAAACCCGTCTGGTCATCGGTGACCACAACGTCATCCGTGAAGGCGTGACGATTCACCGCGGGACCATTCAGGACCGTTCGGAAACGACCCTGGGCGATCACAATCTGATCATGGCCTATGCCCACATCGGTCACGACAGCGTTATCGGCAATCATTGCATCCTGGTCAACAACACCGCGTTGGCAGGGCATGTGCACGTTGAAGACTGGGCGATCCTGTCCGGCTTCACCCTGGTTCACCAGTATTGCCACATTGGCGCCCACAGCTTTTCCGGCATGGGCACTGCCATTGGCAAAGACGTTCCTGCGTACGTCACGGTATTCGGCAACCCCGCTGAAGCTCGCAGCATGAACTTCGAAGGTATGCGCCGTCGCGGCTTCAGCGAAGAGGCGATCCACGCGCTGCGTCGTGCCTACAAGGTGGTTTACCGCCAGGGCCTGACAGTCGAGCAAGCGCTCGCCGAGCTGGCCGAACCCTCGCTGCAGTTCCCGGAAGTCGCGGTGTTCCGTGATTCCATCCAGTCTTCGACCCGCGGCATCACCCGCTAA
- the lpxD gene encoding UDP-3-O-(3-hydroxymyristoyl)glucosamine N-acyltransferase, whose translation MTATIKLGQLAEFLGATLRGDPEKEITGLATLQEAGPAQLSFLANPQYRKYLADSQAAAVLLKAADAEGFVGDALVVADPYLSYARISHLFDPKPKAPAGIHPTAVVAADAVVDPAASIGAFAVIESAARIGAGVTVGAHCFIGARCEIGEGGWLAPRVTLYHDVRIGKRVVIQSGAVLGGEGFGFANEKGIWQKIAQIGGVSIGDDVEIGVNTAIDRGALADTVIGNGVKLDNQIQIAHNVQVGDHTAMAACVGISGSTKIGKHCMLAGGVGLVGHIDICDNVFLTGMTMVTHSITEPGSYSSGTAMQPAAEWRKSAARIRQLDDIARRLRQLEKRVGDVTPDGNASSDG comes from the coding sequence ATGACAGCGACTATAAAGCTCGGCCAGTTGGCCGAGTTCCTCGGCGCCACCTTACGTGGCGACCCGGAGAAAGAAATTACTGGGCTGGCCACTTTGCAAGAGGCTGGCCCAGCTCAGTTGAGCTTTCTGGCAAATCCTCAATACCGTAAATACCTGGCTGACAGTCAGGCCGCAGCCGTGCTGCTGAAGGCCGCTGACGCTGAAGGTTTTGTCGGTGATGCGCTGGTGGTGGCTGATCCATATCTGTCTTATGCGCGCATTTCCCACCTGTTCGATCCCAAGCCCAAGGCGCCGGCCGGTATTCATCCGACAGCGGTAGTGGCAGCGGATGCGGTGGTCGATCCGGCGGCGAGCATCGGTGCCTTTGCGGTCATCGAAAGTGCAGCGCGCATTGGCGCCGGTGTGACCGTTGGTGCGCATTGCTTCATCGGTGCACGCTGCGAAATTGGCGAGGGCGGCTGGTTGGCCCCGCGCGTCACGCTGTATCACGACGTGCGCATCGGCAAACGGGTGGTGATTCAATCCGGTGCCGTGCTCGGTGGTGAAGGCTTCGGTTTTGCCAACGAGAAAGGTATCTGGCAGAAAATTGCCCAGATCGGCGGCGTCTCGATCGGAGACGACGTGGAAATAGGCGTAAATACCGCTATCGATCGTGGCGCGCTGGCCGATACCGTCATTGGTAATGGTGTGAAGCTCGACAATCAGATTCAGATTGCCCACAACGTCCAGGTCGGTGACCACACGGCCATGGCCGCGTGCGTGGGAATTTCCGGCAGCACCAAAATCGGCAAGCATTGCATGCTCGCCGGTGGCGTAGGGCTGGTGGGGCATATCGACATTTGCGACAACGTTTTCCTGACCGGGATGACCATGGTGACCCACTCGATTACCGAGCCGGGCTCCTATTCTTCCGGTACGGCGATGCAACCGGCAGCCGAATGGCGCAAAAGCGCGGCACGTATCCGTCAGCTCGATGACATCGCGCGACGTCTGCGACAGCTGGAAAAGCGTGTAGGGGACGTGACCCCTGACGGTAATGCTTCATCAGATGGCTGA